In the genome of Notamacropus eugenii isolate mMacEug1 chromosome 5, mMacEug1.pri_v2, whole genome shotgun sequence, one region contains:
- the MID1IP1 gene encoding mid1-interacting protein 1 translates to MMQICDTYNQKHSLFNAMNRFIGAVNNMDQTVMVPSLLRDVPLLEQELDAGVGGGCLEERDPQLGDGGPPSPGSAAGSFFSPSRDMYSHYMLLKSIRNDIEWGVLQQTPQQGDETPTGTWKPKDLLMDLSLLEDGEGGEEDLEKQFHYHLRGLHMVLSKLTRKANILTNRYKQEIGFGNWGH, encoded by the coding sequence ATGATGCAGATCTGCGACACCTACAACCAGAAGCACTCCCTCTTCAACGCCATGAACCGCTTCATCGGGGCGGTGAATAACATGGACCAGACCGTGATGGTGCCCAGCCTCCTGCGGGACGTGCCCTTGCTGGAGCAGGAGCTGGATGCGGGGGTCGGCGGCGGCTGCCTGGAGGAGAGAGATCCCCAGCTGGGAGACGGGGGCCCCCCCAGCCCCGGCAGTGCGGCGGGAAGCTTCTTCTCGCCCAGCCGGGACATGTACAGCCACTACATGCTGCTCAAGTCCATCCGGAACGACATCGAGTGGGGCGTCCTGCAGCAGACCCCGCAGCAGGGCGACGAGACCCCCACCGGCACTTGGAAGCCCAAGGACCTTCTTATGGACCTGAGCCTCCTGGAGGATggagaagggggggaggaggaCCTGGAGAAGCAGTTTCACTACCACCTCCGAGGACTGCACATGGTGCTCTCCAAACTCACCCGGAAAGCCAACATCCTCACTAACAGATACAAGCAGGAGATCGGCTTCGGCAACTGGGGCCACTGA